The nucleotide window GCTCGCCGGACCCGCCGGCTCCGTCGCGGCCGCGCGCTCGCCGGCCAGTCCGTACGCCGCCGTGGCGACGAGAGCCGCCTCGGTCGGCGTCGCGATCGGGGCGTCCGCCCGCCCGGCGAGCGCGGTCACGGTTCCGAGCGTGCTCGCGAGCATACAGCCGGAGCCGACGAACGACCCCATTCGCTCGTGGCCGACGGCGAGTCCGTACGTCCCCCGCTCCGCGTCGGCGACGACGTCCTCGACGCCCGACGCGACGACGACGGCACCGGTCTCGGTCGCCAGCGCCTCGGCGGCGGCCGCGACGCCGGACTCCTCGCCCACGGACTCGACGCCCCTGACCGTCGCCTCCTCGCCCGCGAGGCCACGGATCTCGCCGGCGTTACCCTTGATCGCGTCGAACGCGACCGAATCGAGGAGCCGGCCGACCGACGCCACGCGGTGCGGCGTCGCGCCGTATCCGACCGGATCGAGGACGACGGGCACGTCGGCCTCGTTCGCCCGCTGTCCGGCGTCGACCATGGCGTCGATGTCGGGTCGGCTCGCCGTGCCGGTGTTTATTACGACGGCGTCGGCCCCGGCCGCCATGTCGCCCGCCTCGGCCGGCGCGTCGGCCATCACCGGGAGCCCACCCCAGTGGAGCGTGACGTTCGCCGTCTCGCTCGTCGTCACGGCGTTCGTGAGGTGGTGGACGAGCGGCTTGGTCTCGCCGACCGCGGACAGCGCCCGGCCGAGGCGCTCGGCGTCGAAGTCGGCGAGCGGGTCGCGCGCCTCAGACATCCGCGACCGCCTCCCCGAGCGCCGCGGTCGCTTCCGTCGGGTCCACCGCGGCCGTGATCGCCGACAGCGCCGCCACGCCGGTCGCGCCCGCGTCGACGACTGGTCCCGCGTTGCTCGCGTCGATGCCGCCGATCCCGATCACCGGAATCTCGACCGCGTCGGCGACGGCGGCGACCCGCCCGGTGCCGATCCCGTTCTGCTCGTCGGGCACGTCCTTCGAGTCCGTCCCGTAGACGGCTCCGACGCCGAGGTAGTCCGCGCCCGCCGCCTCGGCCTCGCGCGCCTCGTCGACCGTCGACGCGGAGACGCCGACGACCGCCTCCCCGCCCAGTCGCTCGCGGGCGACGGAGACCGGGAGGTCCGACTGGCCGAGGTGGACGCCGTCGGCGTCGACCGCGGCCGCGAGGTCGACCCGGTCGTTGACGATCAGCGGCACGCCGGCCTCGGCCGTCAGTTCGCGGAGCCGGAGCCCGGTCTCGTACCGCTCCCGCGCGGAGGTCCCCTTATCCCGGAGCTGGACGGCGTCGATCCCGCCGTCGATCGCGGCCGCGACGACCTCGGGAGTCGTCCGCCCCGCGGACCGGCTCGCCGCCGTGACGAGGTATGTCTGCCACTCGTTGGTATTCACGTGTGGTACAGGGCTCCGGCGGCATGAAAACGGTTGCGCTACTGGTCGGTCGCGCCCCGGACGGACAGACACAAGCCGACCCGACGCCTACCCCAGTCCAATGCTATCCCGACTCCGACGCGGCGTCGCCCGCGTCGCCGAGGCGGTCGCGGGCGCGCTCCACCGCGCCGGCGTCATCGACCGGTCGCGTCTCGACGAGACGATGGGGCTGGCGTGGCCCCGGATCGTCACCGGGTTCGCGATCATGTCGAAAAACACCGTGGACCTCGCGGTGATCGGCCACGCGGTGGGGGTCTCCGCGGTCGCCGGACTCGGGTACGCGTTCGCGTTCTGGCAGCTCGCGAAGTTCGTCTCCATCGGCCTCGCCGGCGGCACCGTCTCGCTCGTCTCGCAGAACTACGGCGGCGACGAGCGCGGCCGCGCGGGGCTGGTGGTCAAGCAGTCGCTGATCGTGGCCGGGCTGCTCGTCGCGCCGATCGTCGCCGGGTACGTCCTCGGGGCGGAGCGGCTGATCGCCCTCGTGGGCGGGGAGGAGGCGGCGCTGTCGGCGGGGACGACCTACCTCGTCGTCACGGCCCCCGCGCTCGCCTTCGAGTTCTTCAACATGATCGCGAGCCGGACGTACGCCGGCGTCGGCGACACCCGAACGCCGATGGTCGCCCGCGCCGGCGGCGCGCTGTTGAACGTCGTCCTCACCGGCTGGCTCGTCCTCGGGGCCGGGCTGGGCGTGTTCGGTGCCGGGCTCGGCACCGCGCTCTCCATCGCCGCCGTCGGGCTCGTCCTCGCGTGGGGGATGACCGGGCGCTCGTACTTCGGCCGCGGCGCGTCGCCGGTCCCGGTCGGACGCTCCGGGCCGTGGCTCGACGTCGGCCTCTCGCGGCAGCTCCTCCGGGTGTCCGCACCCCTGATCGCCCGGCGCGTCGCGGAGGGGGTCGTCGTCTTCCCGCTCCTGTGGATCGCCTCGTCGTTCGGCGAGGCGATCGTCGCCGCCTTGGAGGTCGGCCGCCGGGTGCGAGCCCTGCTCGGCAGCTTCAGCTGGGGATTTTCGATCGCCGCGAGCACGCTCGTCGGCCAGCGGCTCGGCTCCGGCGAGGAGTCGCTCGCGACCGCCTACGGCCGCGACGTGATCGCCTTATCGGCGGTCGTCTACGTCCTCGCGTCGGCCGCGGTGATCGCCGCCGCCGGCCCGATCGCCGGGGTCTTCGTCGACGACCCGGCCGCGGTGAGCGCCACCGCGGCGTTCGTCATCGCGGCCGCGGTGTCGGCGGTCCCGCTCGGGATCGACGGCTCGATCACCGGCTCGCTCCGGGGCGCGGGCGACACGCGCTGGCCGTTCGTCGCCTCCATGATCGGGCTGTACGCCGTCGCGCTCCCGGCCGCGCTGGTCGGGCTCGCGACGCCGCTCGGCGTCGGCGGCCTCTACGTCGCGCTGGTGACCGAGAAGCTCGTCCCCGCCGGACTGAACGGCTACCGGTTCCGGTCGAACCGCTGGCAGGCCGTCAGCCGGCAGTACAGACCGGGCGCGGGCGACGCCGAGGAAGAGGTCTAGCGGTTCCGTCGGACTCGTCCGCGGGAGACACGTTCAATCGATTCCGCGTGCGACGGGCTAAGCGGTCGTCGAACGCGCCGCTAGTGGGAGTCAGTCGGAATCGGCTACAGCAGCGCGATCCCGGCACCGACGGCGGCGCTCGTCAGCGCGAGGCCGGCGAGGGCGACCGTCGTTTTTCCACGTTGTCCGCTGGGACCGTCGTCACCTGAGCCGAAGCCGCTGAAGCCGGTCAGAACGCCGAAACCGACCGCAACCGCGGAGAGTCCACCGGAGAGCGCCAGCACCGTCCAGATCTCGAGTCCGTGCTGTCCTACTTCCCGTGCGGCCGTCCCGGCGAGGAGGACGCCGGCCGCTATCGGGGCCGCGGCTATCGCGTCGTTGGAGGGCATCAGTTCGGATACCTAACGCGAGTCTCAAAAGGATAGTGATGCCGTCGACGCGACGGGCGGTTCTCATCGGCTCCCCGACTTGTCCGATACCGCTCCTGAAAACCGGGATTCGAAGGTGACCCGGCGGCGGCCCCGAGACGGTCGGACGCCGAACGACGTCGACCGACGCCGCCGTCACTCGTCGTCCGCGACCGATTCGAGGACCTCGACGCTCCCGGTGAGCTGCCGGTGGACGTACGGCATGTCGATGCCGGCGTCGTCGAACGCCTCCTTCACCGCGGTGACGTACTCGGAGCGCACCCGGACGAAGTCGCCGCGGTCGGGGTCGTCGATCCACCAGCGCGACTGGAGCCCGACCGCGGAGTCACCGAGTTCGGTGACGCGGACGGACACGCCCGGGTCGTCGAGGATCTCCTCGTGTTCCTCGGCCTTCTCGACGATGATGTCGGTCGCCTCGCCGATGTCGTCGTCGTAGCCGATCCCGAAGACGAACTTCTGGCGAAGCGTGTCGTACGCGACGGGGTTCGTCACCACGTTGTTCGCGAGGTCGCCGTTCGGCACGGTGACCAGCTCGTTGTCGAACGTCCGGACGCGGGAGACGCGCAGGTCGATCTCCTCGACGCGACCGGAGTTACCGTCCCACTCGATCCAGTCGCCGACCTCGAACGGCTTGTCCTTCAGGATGAACACGCCGGCGACGAAGTTGCCGAGGAGGTCCTGCGCGGCGAAGCCGACCGCGAGCGCGATAGCGCCGCCGAAGACGGCGAACGCCGAGAGGAACGCGCCGTAGCCGGCCACGGCGAACCCGATCGCGATCGCGGCCACCCAGACGACGGCGTTGAGCACGTTCGTCCCGAGGCTCAACACCGCCTCGTCGAACCCGCGCGACCTGACGATCCGCCGGAGCCCCGGAATCAGTACGTACTTGCCGAGCAGCAGCACGGCCACGAAGCCGGCGACGAACCTGAGCGCCGTCGTCGCGATCGCCGCCACGTCGACCGCGTTCGTGATCGCGTCGACCTGTAAGAGATACATCACCCGCTCTTTCGGGAGACTATATAAAGAAGCTACTGGCAGCGCGGTTGTTTACGCCCGGTCCGCGGTCCTGTCGGCCGGTTCGCGGTCCCGTCAGCCGGTCCGCGATCCCGTCGGCCAGTTCGACGCTCGCGGCCGCTTCAGTCGCTCCGAACCGCGAGCGGGCCGTCGCCGCGGGCGACCGCGCGGAGCCGCCGTCCGTGGACGTCGTCCGCGGCGATCCGCTCGCGGACCGCCGCGGGGATCCACGACTTCCGGTCTTCGGGGTCGGGAGCGGGGTCAACGTCCGGGGGTCGGATCTCGTCGTGGAGGTACCGGGCGTACGTCGGGAGCCGCTCGCGGAGCGGCACGCCGCCGGCGTCCGCCACGGCTTCGAGTTCGCGGAGGTCCGGCCACTCGTAGGCGGGGTTGATGTAGTCGTCCGTCACCGGCGAGACCCCGCCGAGGTCGTCGATGCCGCAGTCGAACAGCTCCGCCGCCGGCGAGAGGTTCGGCGGCACCTGAACGGACACCTCGGGCGGGAGCGCGGCGCGCGCCATCGCCACGACTCGGCGCATCGTCGCGAGGTCGGGCTTCGGGAAGTCGGAGCGCTCGTTCGGGACGACGTTCTGGACGATCACCTCCTGAACGTGGCCGTGTCGCTCGTGGAGGTCCCGGATCGCGAGCAGGCTCTCGGCGCGGTCGCGCCAGTCCTCGCCGATCCCGACGAGGACTCCGGTGGTGAACGGGACGCCCTGCCGGCCCGCCGCCCGGATCGTGTTGAGCCGCTGGCCGGGCGTCTTCCGACGGCCGCCCGAGTGCGCGTCCACGTCGGCCGTCGTCTCCAGCATGACGCCCATCGACGCGTTCACCTCGCGGAGGGCCGCGAACTGCGACTCCGTCAGATCGCCCGGGTTCGAGTGCGGGAGCAGCCCCTCCTCCAAGGCAATTTCGCAGGCCCGGTAGAGGTAGTCGTGGACCGAGTCGAACCCCCACTCGGCGAGCGTCTCGTGGATCGCGGTGTACCGCTCGTCGGGGTCGTCGCCGAAGGTGAAAAGCGCCTCCGTACAGCCCGCGTCGGCCCCGACCCGACACCGCTCGCGCACCTCCTCGGGCGACAGCAGCGACGCCTCGCCCGGCACGTCGTAGTAGGTACAGTACGTACAGGTGTAGCGACACGCCGTGGTCAGCGGGACGAAGACGTTGCGCGCGAACGTGAGCCGATCGGCGGTGTCGACGTCGGCCGGGCCGACCGAGAGCAGTCGCTCGACCTCCGGCTCGGCGACCGCGATGTCGACCCCGTACTCGTCGGCCCCGGCGAACACGGCCGTCACTCGCGGGCGGCGTTCAAAAAGGATCGCGGTTGCGGATCCCCCGGCGACACCGAATATAGTTACTCTCGGGCGACCGTCACCCGACCGCCGGACGCGTCGAGCGCGACGCCGGCCTCGCGGAGCCACGTCGCCGCCCGTCCCTCGCCGTGGATCAGCACCTCCGCGAGGTCGTCCGGCTCGTCGACGTCGGTCGCGAGCCGGTGGGAGTCGACCGCGACGAATGCCGCGCCGACCTCGGCCGCGATCTCGCGGTGGTCGAGGTACGACGCGCCGTGGTAGTCCACCCGGAACTCCGGGTGTGAGGCGACGAACGCGTTCGTGCCGCCGCCGCGCCCTGGGGCGACCGCGACATCCGCGTCGCGACCGGCCTCGAAGAGGCGGTCGATCGTTTCCGGGGTCGCCAAGGCGAGGTCCGCCATCACGACGGCGACGGGTCCCCCTGACGACTCGGTTCCGTCTTCTCCGCCCAACCGCGCGTCGAGCGCCGCGTTCACCGCGTCGGTCAGCGGGCGGTCGTCGACGGTGACCGGACGATCGACGTCGACCGCGTCGGTCGCGAGGACCCGCGGGTCGCCGCCGGCGGCGACGACGGCGTCTAGCACGTCCTCCAGCATCGCCCGCGCGAACGCGTGTCGCTCATCGGGCGAGAGCACGTCTGAGAGTCGCGACTTCGGCCGGTCGGTCGAAAAGGGGACGATGACCTCCATCGCGAGCGACGGGGCCCTTAGAACAGGGATTCCAGCTCGTCGCTGTCGTCGCTGACGAGCTCGTCGAGGTTCTCGTCGCTCTCCTCGCGGATCTCGTCTAAGTTGTCCTGCGCCTCGATGGCGACCTGCTGGAGCTCCTTGATCCGCGGGACGTTCGTGACGCCCGCGAGCAGGATGACGGTCGCGACGAAGCCAGCGCCGCGGTACGGGTAGTCCCCGCCGCGGACCTCCATCGAGCCGGTCTGCTCTTCGAGCCACTTGCGGCCGCGCTCGATACCCTTCCGGTTGAGGTACTCCGGCGGGCCGGCGAGCACGAGCAGCGCGCGCTCCGCGCCCTCGATCTCACAGGGGAGCGTGAGCCGCCCCAGCGCCGCCTTGCGCACGAGGCTGGTGATCCGGTTCGTGGTGTGGGCGCTGTCCAGCTCCTCGTCGTTGCCGTCGTCGCGGAGCCGCGAGAGCAGCCCGCCCGAGGAGCGCTCCTCGACCTCCTCCTCGGCGTAGCCGACCGTGGAGACGCCGCCGCCGGAGAGGGTGTTGATGATCTCCGAGGAGTCGACGACGCTCTCGGCGACCTCCTGACCCTGCTGGATCTCGCCCGCGCCGAACAGGATGCCGAACCGCCGGACGATCTCCTCGTTGATCTCCTCGTAGCCGCCCTGAACGGACTCGCCCGTCTTCCGCCAGGCGTCGTTGTCGAACACCATCAGGTTGTCCACCTCGCGGACGAACGTCTGGAACGAGCGGGCCGCGTTGAGGGTGTAGATACCCCCCTCGTCGCTGCCCGGCAGGATGCCCAGCCCGTACACCGGTTCGGTGTAGATCCGCTTGAGGTGTTTCGCCAGCACCGGCGCGCCGCCGGAGCCGGTCCCGCCGCCGAGCCCGGCGACGACGAGGAACGCGTCGACCTCGTGGACGGGGATCGAGTCGATCGCGCCCTGGACCTCGTCGATGTCCTCCTCCGCGATCTCCGCGCCCAGTTCGTTGTCCGCGCCCACGCCGTGGCCCTTCACCCGGGACTGGCCGATGAGGACGCGCTGGTCCTCGGCGATGTGTTCCAGCCCCATGAGGTCCGCCTTCGCCGTGTTGACGGCCGCCGCGGCCCGAACTATCTCGGAGCCGGTCCGCTTGTCGTACTCCAAGAACTTGTCGACAACTTTGCCCCCCGCCTGTCCGAATCCGATCATTGCGAGTTTCATCGTGTGCTCCCTCCGCGTTTGACGTGAACAGAACGTGATCTCGTATATAAGCCTTCGGTTGCCGTTACCAGTCGTGAGATTCGAGCGGTTGACACGTTCGCCGCGCCTCCCGCCGCAGTCGCCGCGGTCATCGGATCCCCAAGTGCTCACCGAGCGTCGTCAGTTCGGCCGCGTCGACGCCGAACGCCGCGACGTCGTTGTCGGCGGTCGTGTTGTCGAACTTTAGCGACCGGTACTGGTCCGGTCCCATCGGGAAGCCGGGGACCGCGCCCAGCACGGAGAGACCGATCTTCGCGAGCGGCATGGGCAGCGGGAGGATGGTGATCCCCTTCTTTTCGGCCTCGTAGACCAGATCCGTCACCTGCCGGAGCGTGAGTACCTCCGGGCCGCCGATCTCGTAGGTTTCGCCGGCGTGTTCCTCGTCGGCCACCGCGGCCGCGATCATCGGCACCAGATCCTCGACGTGAATTGGCTGGAACCGGGTCTTGCCGCCGCCGGGGAGCGGGTACAGCGGGACGCCCGGCGCGAACATCCCCTTCAACCGCTTGGTGAACGAGACGAACTCGCCGCCCTCGCCGAAGACGACCGACGGACGGAAGATCGTCCAGTCGAGGTCGCTCTCGCGGACGATCCCCTCCGCCGCGCCCTTCGAGCGGATGTAGGCGGTGTCGCCGTTCGGGTCCGCGCCGAGCGCGCTCAGCTGGACGAACCGCTCGACGCCGCCGTCCGCGGCCGCGCGGACGAGGTTCTCGGTCCCGCCGCGGTGGATCCGGTCGTGCATGCGGTTGCCGCCCTCCGGTTCGAACAGCGGCGAGAGCGCGACCAGGTTCACGACCGCGCCGTGGCCGTCGACGGCCGACTCGATGGAGTCGTAGTCGGTCACGTCCCCGCTGACGCCCGTCACTCCCTCCGGCGTCTCTTCGGGCGAGCGGGAGAGCGCGGTCACCGCGTGGCCGTCCTCGGCGAGCGCGCGACAGAGATACGATCCGATAAATCCGGTCCCGCCGGCTACCAACACTTTCATACAATCCGCATCGCGTGGAAGGCCCGTAAACCTACCGCGCCGTCAGACGCTCCGGCGACGGTGCGGTCGGTCACTCCTCGTCGGTCTCGGGCGTCGGGACCGTCAACACCGGGACGGCGGCAGTCCGTAAGGTGCGCTCGGCGACGCTCCCCAGTAGGTACCGGCTCACGCCGGTCCGGCCGTGGGTCCCCATCGCCACGAGGTCGACGCCGTGGTCCTCGACGTACGCGCGGATCCCGCGCGGGGCCGAGGGGGCGACCTCGACGGAGCCGACCGCCGCGACGCCGGCCGCCTCGACCCGCTCGACGCCCGCGGCGACCTCGTCGTCGGCGTACTCGGAGAGGACGTCCGCGTCGACGTAGTCGCCGACGCCGATCCCGCCCGTGGCGACGACCGAGAGGACGTGGATCGTCGCGCCCGCACGCTCCGCGATCGGGATCGCCCGGTCGAGCGCGGCGGTCGCCGCCGGGCTGCCGTCGGTCGGGACCACCACGTCCTCGTACGGGTACGTTGTCTCATCGTCGTCCGGGCGGAGGGCCAACACCGGCACCGAGGACTGCCGGACGACGCGCTCGGTCGTGCTACCGACGAGGCGCTCGACGCCCTGGCGGCCGCGCGTCGACACGGCGACGAGGTCGGCGTCGACCTCCGCGGCGTACGCGGCGACCGTCTCCGGAACGCCGCCCTGCCGGACCGCCGTCTCCGCGTCGACGCCGCGGTCGGCGGCGCGGGCGGCCGCGTCCGTGACGATCGACTCGCCCTCGCGTTCGAGCACGTCCACCACGTCGCCGCCGATCCGCGTCACGCTGTCGCGGGTCGTGTCCGCCACGTGGAGGAGGTGGACCGTCGCGCCGTGGTCGGCGGCGACGGCGAGGACGTGGTCGAGGGCCGCCGCGGCCGCGTCGCTGCCGTCGGTGGGGACGCAGATCCGGTCGAGCATGGGTCATCGGTCACGGTCGCGGGTGAAAAACGCTCGCGTCGTCGGCGTCGACCGGGCGGGGTCGGCCGGGAGGAATCGGCGGCGGCCGCGACGGAGTCCGAGCGTTACTCGGTCGCGTCGGCGGGGCCGTCGTCCGGGTGCGTGCCGTCGTCGGCCGCGTCGGCCCCCTCGCGCCGCGTGACGCGCACCGTCGAGATGCGCGCGCCGTCGACCGCGGTGACCTCGAAGGCGAACGCGTCCGTCTCGGCGACGTCGCCGACCTCCGGCGAGCGACCGATCCTGTCGAGGACGAACCCGCCGAGCGTCTCGTAGCCGTCGCCGTCGAGATCGGTGCCGAGCGCGTCGTTGACGGCGGTGAGCGGGACGGAGCCGTCGGCCTCGTGGGTGCGCTCGGCGGTCCGGCGGATGGTGTGGTTGCGCTCGGGAGTGTCGAACTCGTCGCGGAGGTCGCCGACGAGCGCCTCGGCGACGTCCTCGACGGTCGCGATCCCTTCGAACGCGCCCCACTCGTCGATGACTGCCGCCATCTGTCGGCGCTCGTCGCGGAACTGGACGAGGAGATCGCTCGCGCTCGTCGTCTCCGGGACGACGAGTATCTCCCGGGCGAGGTCGCTCGCGGTGGCGTCGTCGTCGCCCTCCTCGGTCGCGCGCAGCACGTCTTTCACGTCCACGAAGCCGACGACGCGGTCGGCGTCGTCGCGGGCGACGACCGGGTAGCGGGTGTGGCCGGCGTCGAGGACCGTCGCGCGGACCGCCGCCAGCGACGCGTCCGCGGACAGCGAGACCACGTCGGGCCGGGGGACCATCAGCTCGCGGGCCGCGGTGTCGTCGAGCTCGAAGACCCCCTCGATCATCGCGACCTCGGACTCGTCGACGTGACCCGCATCGCCGGCGCGGGCCAGCACGCGGCGGATCTCGCGCTCTTCGAGCGTCTCGTCGCTCTCGGAGGCCGGCGGGACGCCGATCAGGCTCGTGAAGGCGTTCGCGGTCCCGTTGAACACCGCGATGCCGGGCGCGAAGATCAGGTACGAGACCCGCATCGGCGGCGCGAGCAACAGCGAGATCCGCTCCGCCTGCGCGATGGCGATGGTCTTCGGCGCGAGCTCGCCGAAGACGACGTGGAGGAACGTGATGAACGAGAAGCCGACCGCGAACGCGACGAGATGGACGAGATTCTCGGGGAGCAGCGGCCCGAGGACCGGTTCGAGCAGCGCCGCGACCGCGGGCTCGCCGATCCACCCCAGTCCGAGCGACGCGAGCGTGATCCCGAGCTGCGTCGCCGCGAGGTAGTCGTCGAGGTTGGTCATCACCTCTTGGAGCGTCTCCGCGCCCGCCTTCCCGTCCTCAACCATCTCCTCGACCGAGGTGGCACGGATCCGGACGAACGCGAACTCGGAGGCGACGAAGAAGCCGTTGAGGACGACTAACACCAGCGCGGCCGCCACGCGCGACAGCGAGACGGCGATCGCTACCATTCGGTCCCTCCGGGCGCGCGAGCGATTGGCGGATCGACTGTCATGGCGGGCGTTCGCGGAGCGGTCACTAAAAAGGGCTGCCGAGCGCGGGTCGCGCGTTCGGATCGCGCGCGGTCCGACGCCGCCGCGACCCGGGCCGTTTATTCCTCGCCGCGGCGGAACGCCACCATGCTGATCACGCTGGAGGGGCTCGACGGCAGCGGCAAGACGACGGTCTGGGAGGCGCTCCACGACGTGTACCCCGACGCGACGTTCACCTGCGAACCGACGGACAGCTGGTACGGCGACGCGGTGGCGCAGTCGATGGCGGACGTCGACGCCGACCCGCTCGCGGAGCTGTTCTTGTACACCGCCGACCACGCCAACCACCTCTCCGAGACGATACGCCCGGCGCTCGCCGACGGGGATCTAGTGATCTCCGACCGCTACTCGGACTCGCGGTTCGCCTACCAGGGGGCGGCGCTCGCGCGCGCCGACGTCGGCATCCAGCGACCGATGGAGTACGTTCAGGGCGTCCACGCGGCGTTCTCGCGCGAGCCGGACGCGACGGTTTACCTCGATCTCGACCCGGAGACCGCGGCCGAGCGCGCCGGCCGGACGGACAAGTTCGAGCGGGACGGCTACCTCGCGGCCGTCGGCGAGAACTACGAGCGCCTGCTGGAGGCCGACCCCGGGCGGTTCCACCGCGTCGACGCGACGCGACCGCCGGAGGACGTCATCGCGCGGGTGGAGTCGATCGTCGCCGACCTTCTTGAGCGCTGATTCGGCGAGATCCGCCACGTCAGCGCGTGTCCGGCAGTTCGTACTCCTCGGGCGACGGCACGTAGAGGTAGTCGATCGCGACGCCCAGCGCGAGCGGGAGCGCGATGAGCAGCGCCAGCAGGATCGTCGAGCTTCCGATATCGATCCCGGTCCCGACGCCGAGCGCGCCGGTGAACACGAGCGTCGAGACGAGCAACAGCAGGGGGGTCAAGACGATCGTGTACACGACCGAGCCCCACGACGTCGACAGCTGGAGCCGGAAGAATCGGGTGGCGACCCCGGCGAGGAACGTGTGGAACGCGACCAGAGCGAGGAGGCTGCCGAACCCGAACAGCGCGAGCATGGGCGTCGTACGGGCCGCCGACACTTCCCCCTATCGACCACGGAGGAGTCGGGTCGCGTCAGACCGCGCCGTCGTTCCCGTGCCGTCGCGCGGCCGAGAGCAACTCCGAGACCGGCCCCGTGTACTCGTAGCCGGGGATCACGCCCTGGACGTACGTCCCCTCGACGAAGTCGATCAGCGCGCCCGCGTCGTCGACGCCGCGCCGCTCGTTGCCGTCCGTGAGCGCGTAGGTGACCGCGATCTCGTCGCCGTCGGTCTCGACGACGGGGTCGAACTCGCGCTCGCGGCGAGTGACGCCGCCGACGTCGACGACGCGGCGCTCGAACGTGTCGGCCCAGCCGTCCTCGACCACGTCGGCGACCTCGTCGGCGGTGACGGCGGCGAGCGTCGGGACGCGGACCGTGACGGAGAGTCGGATCCGTCCCTCCTCCGCCGATTCTGCGCGGACGCGCCCGTCGAACGCGGTCGTCGACGAGACCCACGCGTCGCCCTCGCGCTCGAAGGAGCCGTGGTCCGCGAACGCCCGGCGGAGTCGGTCGGGGAGGTCGTCGGCCGAGTCGGCGTCGCCGTCGTCCTCGGTTTCGGTCATACCGATCCGGAGGCGACGCGGCCTGAAAAGCCGCTCGCGTCGTCCGCTCGGAGAGCGGCCGCGACGCGTCGTCGATACGGGCACTCCGGGCCGGTACGTGGGGCCCTTTTGTGCGTCGACCGACGAGACGGGGGTATGGCAGACCGGTTTCGCTCGACGGAGGGACTCATCGACGCGCTCGCGGACGCGACGTTCGACCGACCGCCCGCGCTCGTCAGCAACGCGCACATCACCGGGCTCGGCGTCGCCCGGGCGCTCGACGCCCACGACGTGCCCGTGATCGCGCTCGACCGCGCGGGCGGCAACGGCGGCGACGCGGGCGGCGACGCCGACGGAGGCGCGGCCGGCACCGTCAGCCACGACGGGCTCGCGCCGCCGTCCGACGCGGTCGACTTCGCCGGGGCGGTGACGTACCCGCTCGACGACCTCGACGGGTTCCGCGAGGACGTGGAGGCGATCGTCGACGCCGCTGGGACCGAGGCGGTCGCGTTCGGCTGTATGGACGAGTGGGCGCTGTCGTACGCGGAGGCCGACCCCGACGGCGTCCGGCTCCCGTTCGCCGGCAGCGACACGCTCGACGACGTGTTG belongs to Halorubrum sp. DM2 and includes:
- the thiM gene encoding hydroxyethylthiazole kinase encodes the protein MSEARDPLADFDAERLGRALSAVGETKPLVHHLTNAVTTSETANVTLHWGGLPVMADAPAEAGDMAAGADAVVINTGTASRPDIDAMVDAGQRANEADVPVVLDPVGYGATPHRVASVGRLLDSVAFDAIKGNAGEIRGLAGEEATVRGVESVGEESGVAAAAEALATETGAVVVASGVEDVVADAERGTYGLAVGHERMGSFVGSGCMLASTLGTVTALAGRADAPIATPTEAALVATAAYGLAGERAAATEPAGPASYRTAFMDAVAATATDPPETGVADRASEI
- the thiE gene encoding thiamine phosphate synthase — its product is MNTNEWQTYLVTAASRSAGRTTPEVVAAAIDGGIDAVQLRDKGTSARERYETGLRLRELTAEAGVPLIVNDRVDLAAAVDADGVHLGQSDLPVSVARERLGGEAVVGVSASTVDEAREAEAAGADYLGVGAVYGTDSKDVPDEQNGIGTGRVAAVADAVEIPVIGIGGIDASNAGPVVDAGATGVAALSAITAAVDPTEATAALGEAVADV
- a CDS encoding MATE family efflux transporter, translating into MLSRLRRGVARVAEAVAGALHRAGVIDRSRLDETMGLAWPRIVTGFAIMSKNTVDLAVIGHAVGVSAVAGLGYAFAFWQLAKFVSIGLAGGTVSLVSQNYGGDERGRAGLVVKQSLIVAGLLVAPIVAGYVLGAERLIALVGGEEAALSAGTTYLVVTAPALAFEFFNMIASRTYAGVGDTRTPMVARAGGALLNVVLTGWLVLGAGLGVFGAGLGTALSIAAVGLVLAWGMTGRSYFGRGASPVPVGRSGPWLDVGLSRQLLRVSAPLIARRVAEGVVVFPLLWIASSFGEAIVAALEVGRRVRALLGSFSWGFSIAASTLVGQRLGSGEESLATAYGRDVIALSAVVYVLASAAVIAAAGPIAGVFVDDPAAVSATAAFVIAAAVSAVPLGIDGSITGSLRGAGDTRWPFVASMIGLYAVALPAALVGLATPLGVGGLYVALVTEKLVPAGLNGYRFRSNRWQAVSRQYRPGAGDAEEEV
- a CDS encoding mechanosensitive ion channel family protein: MYLLQVDAITNAVDVAAIATTALRFVAGFVAVLLLGKYVLIPGLRRIVRSRGFDEAVLSLGTNVLNAVVWVAAIAIGFAVAGYGAFLSAFAVFGGAIALAVGFAAQDLLGNFVAGVFILKDKPFEVGDWIEWDGNSGRVEEIDLRVSRVRTFDNELVTVPNGDLANNVVTNPVAYDTLRQKFVFGIGYDDDIGEATDIIVEKAEEHEEILDDPGVSVRVTELGDSAVGLQSRWWIDDPDRGDFVRVRSEYVTAVKEAFDDAGIDMPYVHRQLTGSVEVLESVADDE
- the cofG gene encoding 7,8-didemethyl-8-hydroxy-5-deazariboflavin synthase subunit CofG — encoded protein: MFAGADEYGVDIAVAEPEVERLLSVGPADVDTADRLTFARNVFVPLTTACRYTCTYCTYYDVPGEASLLSPEEVRERCRVGADAGCTEALFTFGDDPDERYTAIHETLAEWGFDSVHDYLYRACEIALEEGLLPHSNPGDLTESQFAALREVNASMGVMLETTADVDAHSGGRRKTPGQRLNTIRAAGRQGVPFTTGVLVGIGEDWRDRAESLLAIRDLHERHGHVQEVIVQNVVPNERSDFPKPDLATMRRVVAMARAALPPEVSVQVPPNLSPAAELFDCGIDDLGGVSPVTDDYINPAYEWPDLRELEAVADAGGVPLRERLPTYARYLHDEIRPPDVDPAPDPEDRKSWIPAAVRERIAADDVHGRRLRAVARGDGPLAVRSD
- the cofC gene encoding 2-phospho-L-lactate guanylyltransferase codes for the protein MEVIVPFSTDRPKSRLSDVLSPDERHAFARAMLEDVLDAVVAAGGDPRVLATDAVDVDRPVTVDDRPLTDAVNAALDARLGGEDGTESSGGPVAVVMADLALATPETIDRLFEAGRDADVAVAPGRGGGTNAFVASHPEFRVDYHGASYLDHREIAAEVGAAFVAVDSHRLATDVDEPDDLAEVLIHGEGRAATWLREAGVALDASGGRVTVARE
- a CDS encoding tubulin/FtsZ family protein, translated to MKLAMIGFGQAGGKVVDKFLEYDKRTGSEIVRAAAAVNTAKADLMGLEHIAEDQRVLIGQSRVKGHGVGADNELGAEIAEEDIDEVQGAIDSIPVHEVDAFLVVAGLGGGTGSGGAPVLAKHLKRIYTEPVYGLGILPGSDEGGIYTLNAARSFQTFVREVDNLMVFDNDAWRKTGESVQGGYEEINEEIVRRFGILFGAGEIQQGQEVAESVVDSSEIINTLSGGGVSTVGYAEEEVEERSSGGLLSRLRDDGNDEELDSAHTTNRITSLVRKAALGRLTLPCEIEGAERALLVLAGPPEYLNRKGIERGRKWLEEQTGSMEVRGGDYPYRGAGFVATVILLAGVTNVPRIKELQQVAIEAQDNLDEIREESDENLDELVSDDSDELESLF